Proteins from a single region of Sphaerochaeta globosa str. Buddy:
- a CDS encoding sensor histidine kinase yields MRKPFSLAALNLALVVLSLLIFALVLSLFLSFGLDAAQASWHAKEEASLNAYIVSQLLQSEQPVTAEIASILFNSLPYTPTYLYVSDSQGQLLYSYRKAERGAGRGRGMQLGLTENLNWQEVKSSSAELVYRYAVHLPTFSEMEGNASLLAAAERILIWALLIALAVSTLLAFLFLKPLKRQSKMLAQALDSMAGGQRSVELRSEHIVEFSIIANAAQTLQDTLKNEEQLRRQWAEDIAHDLRTPVSVLKGQLEAVEDKVLPFNDERLHLLQHETVRLESLINSLSLLTKLESPDVKVHTSEINLHAFLTTFIQRFEAQAAKHDMQIVLSSGDAVLSADTQLFTRALENLVSNAIRYGKEKSIIRVNVTPDATTKAESLSIENEGTIEKSYIPYVFDRLSRGEAGRRSDGSGLGLSIVRAIVQAHGWSIDVKSNKTTIFTVRFT; encoded by the coding sequence ATGCGTAAACCTTTCTCCCTTGCCGCACTGAATCTAGCGTTGGTGGTTTTGAGCCTCCTGATTTTTGCGCTTGTTCTCTCGTTGTTTCTTTCGTTCGGCCTCGATGCGGCACAAGCTTCCTGGCATGCGAAGGAAGAAGCCTCCCTGAACGCCTACATCGTCAGTCAACTGCTGCAGTCAGAGCAACCTGTAACAGCGGAAATTGCCTCGATCCTTTTCAATTCCCTGCCCTATACTCCCACCTATTTGTATGTCAGCGACAGCCAGGGTCAACTGTTGTACTCCTATCGTAAGGCTGAACGGGGAGCGGGCAGGGGCAGAGGAATGCAACTTGGTTTGACTGAAAACTTGAACTGGCAGGAAGTGAAGTCAAGCTCGGCTGAACTGGTCTATCGGTATGCTGTACACCTGCCGACGTTCTCTGAAATGGAAGGAAATGCTTCCCTGCTTGCAGCAGCGGAACGCATTCTCATCTGGGCTTTGTTGATCGCACTCGCTGTTTCAACGCTCTTGGCGTTTTTGTTCCTCAAGCCGTTGAAACGTCAGAGCAAAATGCTCGCCCAGGCATTGGATAGTATGGCCGGGGGACAGCGCTCGGTAGAGTTGCGAAGCGAACATATTGTGGAGTTTTCGATTATTGCAAATGCTGCACAAACCTTGCAGGATACCTTGAAGAACGAAGAGCAGCTGCGCCGCCAATGGGCGGAGGATATCGCTCATGACCTTAGAACTCCTGTATCGGTTCTCAAAGGCCAATTGGAAGCGGTTGAGGACAAGGTATTGCCTTTTAACGATGAGCGCCTTCATCTGCTGCAACACGAAACAGTGCGACTGGAGTCCTTGATCAACAGTCTTTCCTTGCTCACCAAGCTTGAGTCCCCGGATGTAAAGGTGCATACGAGTGAAATCAATCTGCACGCATTTCTTACTACGTTCATACAACGATTCGAAGCACAGGCTGCCAAGCATGACATGCAGATAGTTCTCTCATCAGGGGATGCAGTACTGAGTGCCGATACACAACTTTTCACGCGGGCTTTGGAGAACCTAGTAAGCAATGCCATCCGCTATGGAAAAGAAAAAAGCATAATACGCGTGAATGTTACCCCCGATGCAACAACAAAGGCTGAAAGTCTGAGCATCGAGAATGAAGGAACCATCGAAAAGTCCTATATTCCCTATGTGTTCGATCGTTTGAGTCGGGGAGAAGCCGGACGAAGAAGCGATGGATCGGGGCTTGGGCTTTCCATCGTGCGAGCGATTGTCCAGGCACATGGCTGGTCGATCGATGTAAAAAGCAATAAAACTACTATTTTTACGGTTCGCTTTACCTAA
- a CDS encoding response regulator transcription factor: MIYVVEDNPSIRQIIKAYLELADFAAIEFEGVHGVVESLAFKHPRLCILDVMLGDGNGFELAKQIHHLDPSLPFLFLTARESESDRITGLELGGEDYIVKPFSPKELVLRVQAILRRVEQSGEPKQSSLTWEKEGHTLTLDEKKHEVLVDTQPVSLTALEWKLLSYLASNAPLLIKRERLLGQCLGYTHDGSDRTINTHMKNLRSKLGETEWIQTVRGFGYSFSGTKREQ; the protein is encoded by the coding sequence ATGATATATGTAGTAGAGGACAACCCATCCATTAGGCAAATCATCAAGGCCTATCTCGAATTGGCCGATTTTGCCGCTATTGAATTTGAAGGCGTGCACGGCGTAGTGGAAAGCCTTGCCTTCAAGCACCCGCGTCTGTGCATTTTGGATGTCATGCTCGGTGATGGAAACGGTTTCGAACTTGCCAAGCAGATCCACCACCTCGATCCGAGCCTACCGTTCTTGTTTCTTACCGCGCGTGAATCGGAAAGCGATAGGATAACCGGCCTTGAGCTCGGAGGGGAAGACTATATTGTAAAGCCTTTTTCCCCAAAGGAATTGGTTCTTCGAGTCCAAGCCATCCTCAGAAGGGTGGAACAGTCAGGAGAGCCAAAACAGTCATCCCTCACTTGGGAAAAAGAAGGGCATACGCTGACCCTCGATGAGAAGAAGCATGAAGTGCTGGTCGATACCCAACCGGTGTCCCTGACGGCTCTGGAGTGGAAGCTCCTTTCCTACCTTGCAAGCAATGCGCCGCTGTTGATCAAACGCGAGCGCCTTCTTGGGCAATGTCTGGGCTATACCCACGACGGAAGCGACCGGACCATCAATACCCATATGAAGAACTTGCGCTCGAAGTTGGGGGAGACTGAGTGGATCCAGACCGTGCGAGGATTCGGCTACTCCTTCAGTGGGACAAAGAGGGAGCAATAG
- a CDS encoding SDR family NAD(P)-dependent oxidoreductase, which produces MDTQKFGAHLQGKLVVVTGASKGIGRGLARIIASEGATVALAARDVEALQEVKETIVGEGGKAYTFALDLRRVDSIRSCFARIEAELGCIDVLVNNAGMGNPIPAEDITEEDWDWMMDLNLKGTFFCCQEAGRRMLKQGKGRIVNISSQASVVAIPHEAVYCASKGGLNMLTKTLAVEWSGRGVTVNAVGPTFVYTPGTAKRLDDPVFLGSVLAKIPRGRVATIEDVASAVLYLASDGADMVTGTLLLVDGGWTAL; this is translated from the coding sequence ATGGATACGCAAAAATTTGGTGCACACCTACAGGGGAAACTGGTTGTTGTTACGGGTGCAAGTAAGGGTATCGGAAGAGGCCTGGCCCGCATAATTGCATCCGAAGGGGCCACGGTGGCTCTTGCTGCGCGAGATGTTGAAGCATTGCAGGAAGTGAAAGAGACCATTGTCGGGGAAGGGGGAAAGGCGTACACCTTTGCCTTGGACCTCAGGCGGGTGGACTCGATTCGTTCCTGCTTTGCTCGTATTGAGGCAGAACTCGGCTGTATCGATGTATTGGTGAACAATGCAGGTATGGGCAATCCCATTCCTGCCGAGGATATTACCGAAGAGGACTGGGATTGGATGATGGATCTCAATCTCAAGGGAACTTTCTTCTGTTGCCAGGAAGCAGGAAGGCGGATGCTCAAACAAGGCAAAGGCCGGATCGTAAACATTTCCAGCCAAGCCTCGGTGGTGGCAATCCCCCATGAGGCTGTGTATTGTGCATCCAAGGGCGGCCTGAATATGTTGACCAAGACCCTGGCCGTCGAGTGGTCGGGCAGGGGGGTCACCGTCAATGCCGTAGGGCCTACTTTCGTGTATACCCCGGGAACCGCCAAGCGCTTGGACGATCCAGTATTTCTTGGTTCGGTACTCGCGAAAATCCCCCGCGGCAGGGTAGCCACCATCGAGGACGTCGCGTCGGCTGTTCTCTATCTTGCAAGCGATGGTGCAGACATGGTGACGGGTACCCTGTTATTGGTCGACGGCGGGTGGACCGCCCTCTGA
- a CDS encoding dihydrodipicolinate synthase family protein — MVDRTPAVVSALITPMREDRSIDENALQNLVMYEIEHGSEGFYCCGSSGEGLLLSVEERMLIASLVSEVCKNKVPFYVHTGSLGTREAIQLSVHAQKVGAKAVSLIPPIYYHYSQKEVENYYLDVVNAVDLGVIVYNIPQFTGISFSKESSVMQSVKIIGVKHTSMNLYDLERLGQAFPKKILFNGFDEIFLYSLAAGAQSTIGTTVNVCPKLFASIREDFLGSNISGAQQKQHMLNNFIEAVVKEGIFSAVKYCMTYLGVPSGPCRKPFKELDDGAKLRIEGALRRIEPYL; from the coding sequence ATGGTAGACAGGACGCCTGCAGTAGTATCGGCGCTCATTACACCGATGAGAGAGGATCGGAGCATCGATGAGAATGCACTCCAGAACCTGGTTATGTATGAGATTGAACACGGCAGTGAAGGTTTTTACTGCTGTGGTTCATCAGGTGAAGGCTTGCTCCTCAGTGTAGAAGAACGAATGCTGATAGCATCGCTGGTCAGCGAGGTGTGCAAAAACAAGGTTCCTTTCTATGTGCATACCGGTTCATTAGGGACTCGGGAGGCGATTCAGCTCTCGGTGCATGCACAGAAAGTAGGAGCAAAAGCTGTCTCCCTCATTCCTCCCATCTACTACCACTATTCACAGAAAGAGGTGGAGAACTACTATTTGGATGTAGTGAATGCGGTGGACCTTGGGGTTATTGTGTACAACATTCCCCAATTTACCGGGATTTCCTTTTCCAAGGAGAGTTCGGTCATGCAGAGCGTCAAAATCATCGGCGTCAAGCATACCTCCATGAACCTCTATGACCTTGAACGCCTTGGGCAGGCTTTCCCCAAGAAAATTCTGTTCAATGGGTTTGATGAGATTTTCCTCTACAGTCTTGCCGCCGGGGCACAGAGCACCATCGGGACGACAGTCAATGTCTGTCCTAAACTTTTTGCTTCCATCCGTGAAGATTTTCTTGGCTCCAACATAAGCGGTGCTCAGCAGAAACAGCATATGCTCAACAACTTCATTGAAGCGGTGGTCAAGGAGGGGATTTTCTCAGCGGTCAAGTATTGCATGACCTATCTGGGTGTTCCTTCAGGCCCGTGTAGAAAGCCGTTCAAAGAGCTGGATGACGGGGCAAAACTGAGAATAGAGGGAGCTCTCAGGCGTATTGAACCCTATCTGTAG
- a CDS encoding SDR family oxidoreductase, with protein MKDRLFDVSGKIVVITGGLGQIGAEFVKEFLRRDAKVAVFSRSANAQKAEKALTKEYASHANLLLTQADITNKESINQALDTVESTWGVADVLINNAGIDTQPSAPPEVSGPFETFPEEVFREVVETNLVGTFLMTQAFGARLIKASKGGSIIQVGSIYGMLSPVQDIYAYKKEMTGVPFIKPVAYSAAKSGIYNLTRYCATYWAKQGIRVNTLTPSGVWRETQDEHFHKNYHARMPMGRMAKADEFNGAVVFLASDASTYMTGSNLVVDGGWTAW; from the coding sequence ATGAAAGATAGATTGTTCGATGTTTCAGGAAAAATTGTGGTAATAACCGGCGGCCTTGGCCAGATCGGTGCCGAGTTCGTGAAGGAATTTCTTCGCCGCGATGCGAAAGTCGCCGTATTTTCCCGCTCTGCCAATGCGCAGAAGGCTGAGAAGGCTTTAACGAAAGAGTATGCATCGCATGCAAACCTGCTGTTGACGCAAGCCGATATCACCAATAAGGAATCCATCAACCAAGCCCTCGATACCGTAGAGTCTACCTGGGGTGTTGCCGATGTTCTGATCAACAATGCAGGTATCGACACCCAGCCCAGTGCTCCTCCTGAGGTTTCAGGGCCATTTGAGACCTTTCCCGAGGAAGTCTTCCGTGAAGTGGTCGAGACCAACCTTGTAGGTACCTTTTTGATGACCCAAGCTTTCGGTGCAAGGTTGATTAAGGCTTCGAAGGGCGGGTCGATCATACAAGTTGGTTCCATTTACGGCATGCTTAGCCCGGTACAGGACATTTATGCCTACAAGAAGGAAATGACTGGTGTTCCCTTCATCAAGCCTGTTGCCTATAGTGCTGCAAAAAGTGGCATCTACAATCTGACCCGCTACTGTGCAACCTATTGGGCCAAGCAGGGAATCCGGGTTAATACCCTTACTCCCTCAGGAGTCTGGCGTGAAACCCAGGACGAACACTTCCATAAGAATTACCATGCGCGCATGCCGATGGGTAGAATGGCGAAAGCTGATGAGTTCAACGGTGCCGTGGTCTTTTTGGCAAGTGATGCTTCGACGTATATGACCGGTTCGAATCTGGTGGTCGACGGGGGATGGACAGCATGGTAG
- a CDS encoding TRAP transporter large permease yields the protein MILFFGSFVVLLLIGVPISISIGASAILGCLNLGYPLMVIGQKMVSGIDSFLLIAIPLFILAGNLMNAGKITENIFDFAKRLVGWIPGGLGHANVVASLIFAGMSGSAAADAGGLGTIEMQAMTTNGYDEEFSAGITAASSVIGPIFPPSIPLIIYGSVASVSVSQLFMGGVVPGLLMAVALMVLVFIFAVRRKYERTAFNMRLLIKQFFASVLSIITPLIILSGFVFGLFTPTEASSVAVGYALVIALFVYRTLDWKTFKQCLLESAITSANTLFIIGTSMLFSYVLIKEGVSAQMADFILGISDNPNLILLVINILLLVLGMFMEPGAILTLMLPVLLPIVKALQIDLVHFGVVMILNLMIGQVTPPFGVCLFIIGDVSKVSLNKMYKAILPFIIPLVIVLFMCTYIPEVVTWLPTKLLQA from the coding sequence ATGATTCTCTTTTTTGGAAGTTTTGTTGTTTTGTTGTTGATCGGTGTGCCTATCAGCATCTCCATCGGTGCCAGTGCCATCCTTGGGTGTCTGAATTTGGGGTATCCCTTGATGGTCATCGGTCAGAAAATGGTCAGCGGCATCGACTCCTTCTTGTTGATAGCCATTCCCTTGTTCATTCTTGCGGGCAATCTGATGAATGCCGGAAAGATTACCGAAAATATTTTTGACTTCGCCAAGCGTCTGGTAGGATGGATTCCCGGCGGTCTTGGTCATGCAAATGTTGTTGCCAGCCTCATTTTTGCCGGTATGTCGGGCAGTGCTGCCGCTGACGCCGGTGGCTTGGGGACCATCGAAATGCAAGCCATGACGACCAACGGATACGACGAGGAATTTTCTGCAGGCATTACGGCAGCCTCTTCGGTCATTGGTCCCATTTTCCCCCCATCCATTCCCCTCATCATTTATGGATCAGTTGCTTCGGTCAGTGTTTCCCAGCTCTTCATGGGAGGCGTGGTTCCCGGTCTTTTGATGGCTGTTGCTTTAATGGTCTTAGTGTTTATCTTTGCCGTTAGGCGTAAGTATGAACGGACTGCGTTCAATATGCGGTTGCTCATCAAACAATTCTTTGCTTCTGTATTGTCTATCATCACCCCTCTGATTATTCTCAGCGGCTTTGTGTTCGGTTTGTTCACGCCAACCGAAGCATCCAGCGTTGCTGTCGGATATGCTCTGGTTATTGCATTGTTTGTGTACCGCACCTTGGATTGGAAAACCTTCAAGCAGTGCCTGCTTGAAAGTGCCATTACCAGTGCCAATACGCTGTTCATCATCGGTACATCAATGCTGTTCAGCTATGTACTGATAAAAGAAGGCGTTTCCGCCCAGATGGCGGACTTTATTCTGGGCATCAGCGACAATCCCAATTTGATATTGCTGGTGATCAACATTCTGTTGTTGGTTCTGGGAATGTTCATGGAGCCGGGTGCAATCCTAACCTTGATGCTGCCGGTTCTGCTTCCCATCGTCAAAGCATTGCAGATCGATCTGGTGCATTTCGGGGTAGTGATGATTCTGAACCTGATGATCGGCCAGGTCACCCCTCCGTTTGGCGTCTGCCTGTTCATTATCGGGGATGTTTCAAAAGTTTCATTGAATAAGATGTACAAGGCAATTCTGCCGTTCATCATTCCCTTGGTAATTGTTTTGTTTATGTGTACGTATATTCCGGAAGTAGTAACGTGGCTTCCTACCAAACTCTTGCAAGCCTAA
- a CDS encoding TRAP transporter small permease — protein MQLVKKLLDLFVRLVSVLLMCLVAGIVLLMLNELVLRNILGKSFRGMTEMAGFMFLWMAFLGVIVLYDKQRMISLDMFYVRTKGTLKTVLWVIHKMVAAALGTIMVIAFFGLYPYVSTEYYSSMPKFAKLWQYVPMAITGSFLCIKSIYELVEKARGERSR, from the coding sequence ATGCAATTAGTAAAAAAACTCCTGGATCTCTTCGTCCGCCTGGTCTCGGTACTCCTTATGTGCTTGGTGGCAGGCATTGTGCTTCTCATGCTCAATGAACTGGTACTGCGTAACATATTGGGAAAATCCTTTCGAGGAATGACCGAGATGGCAGGTTTCATGTTCCTGTGGATGGCCTTTTTGGGTGTTATCGTGCTCTATGACAAACAGAGGATGATAAGCTTGGACATGTTCTATGTCAGGACAAAAGGCACCTTGAAAACAGTGCTCTGGGTTATTCATAAAATGGTGGCAGCAGCCCTTGGGACGATTATGGTCATCGCATTTTTTGGCTTGTATCCTTATGTGAGCACCGAATACTACTCCTCCATGCCCAAGTTTGCCAAACTTTGGCAGTATGTCCCGATGGCGATTACAGGGAGTTTTCTCTGCATTAAATCAATCTACGAGCTTGTTGAAAAGGCAAGAGGGGAGAGGAGCCGATGA
- a CDS encoding TRAP transporter substrate-binding protein, with product MKRMLLVMAVLMLGLSLAFAQGGKEASAQAESVTLTVYSPGNVNSVPTKTILKYKELVEAASNGTIKMVAHHSGELGNDAEALQSTRMGTIDVIFAGTSGFTSFYDKAKILDLPFLFDSAQEAYEIVNSAIGEQIFADLPKAGLVYLSEGDNGMRHVATTNRPVKNVDDVKGLKIRVPTSKMYLDVWGALGSTPVALALNELAIALANGTAEAQDNATYHLVANATYDDIKHYSFINYMWMGCTMAMNQKSWDKLTADQQKILKEQAIAAAKYSFDTIEEDNVTATETLKKAGVQFIENPDIQSFKNKLGGSAYYKQYASEAWYDQKIVDAILAK from the coding sequence ATGAAACGAATGTTGCTCGTCATGGCCGTACTGATGCTCGGTCTCTCATTGGCCTTTGCCCAAGGCGGCAAAGAAGCAAGCGCACAGGCAGAGAGCGTAACGTTAACCGTATACTCCCCTGGCAACGTAAACTCTGTACCTACGAAAACCATTCTCAAGTACAAGGAATTGGTGGAAGCAGCTTCGAATGGCACCATAAAGATGGTCGCCCATCACAGCGGTGAGCTTGGCAACGATGCCGAGGCCCTGCAGTCGACCAGAATGGGAACCATTGACGTAATTTTTGCAGGAACAAGCGGATTTACCAGTTTCTACGACAAAGCAAAAATCCTTGACCTGCCGTTCCTTTTTGATTCAGCTCAGGAAGCGTATGAGATTGTCAACAGTGCAATCGGCGAGCAGATTTTCGCCGACCTTCCCAAAGCCGGGCTTGTATACCTCTCCGAAGGCGACAATGGCATGCGTCATGTTGCAACCACCAACCGCCCTGTAAAGAACGTTGATGATGTAAAGGGACTGAAGATTCGCGTTCCGACCAGCAAGATGTACCTCGATGTCTGGGGTGCCTTGGGATCAACACCCGTAGCACTCGCACTCAATGAGCTTGCCATCGCCCTTGCCAATGGAACCGCTGAAGCCCAGGACAACGCAACCTACCACCTGGTAGCCAATGCAACCTACGACGATATCAAACACTACAGCTTCATCAACTACATGTGGATGGGTTGCACGATGGCCATGAACCAGAAGTCTTGGGATAAGCTTACTGCCGACCAGCAGAAGATACTCAAGGAACAGGCAATTGCAGCAGCAAAGTACTCCTTCGACACAATCGAGGAAGACAACGTAACTGCAACCGAGACGCTGAAGAAAGCAGGCGTGCAGTTCATCGAAAATCCCGATATCCAGAGCTTCAAGAACAAGCTCGGGGGATCTGCCTATTACAAGCAGTATGCCTCTGAAGCTTGGTATGACCAAAAAATCGTAGATGCAATTCTCGCAAAGTAA
- a CDS encoding FadR/GntR family transcriptional regulator, whose translation MKEIKRISVTTQVIDSIRESILQGTYPVGSKLPPEVKLCEMLSVSRSTVREAMRSLQAEGYVELISGKGAFVKDNQGHDYDAIRSWFIEVAPTLKDTTEVREALETLQVRMAIKRGSDEELVILQQIHQQFIEENKVSNVTALAELDEQFHTQICHMAHNPLLLKINQLMAMELKRYRLMSISVKTSSDNTIREHELIINAIEERDNQKAAAYMLAHLGSSLADINKVLEGQK comes from the coding sequence ATGAAAGAAATAAAACGCATATCCGTGACCACCCAAGTGATAGACTCGATCCGCGAGTCAATTCTTCAGGGAACCTACCCCGTAGGTTCAAAACTCCCTCCAGAGGTAAAGCTCTGTGAAATGCTCTCGGTGAGTCGTTCCACCGTCCGTGAAGCGATGCGCTCACTACAAGCAGAAGGGTATGTCGAATTGATCTCCGGCAAAGGCGCTTTTGTCAAGGACAACCAAGGACACGACTATGATGCCATTCGTTCGTGGTTCATCGAAGTCGCTCCCACCCTCAAGGATACCACCGAGGTCCGCGAAGCGTTGGAAACGCTGCAGGTACGCATGGCCATCAAGCGTGGAAGCGATGAGGAGTTGGTTATTCTGCAGCAAATTCACCAGCAATTCATCGAAGAGAACAAGGTCAGCAATGTAACCGCCCTAGCCGAGCTCGATGAACAGTTTCATACCCAAATCTGTCACATGGCGCATAACCCATTGCTTTTGAAAATTAACCAATTGATGGCCATGGAACTCAAGCGTTATCGACTCATGTCCATTTCGGTGAAAACCAGCTCAGACAATACCATTCGCGAACATGAGTTGATAATCAACGCCATTGAGGAGCGGGACAATCAGAAGGCTGCAGCGTACATGCTCGCACACTTAGGCAGCTCGCTTGCTGATATAAACAAGGTTCTTGAAGGCCAGAAGTAA
- a CDS encoding MFS transporter: MQPKKPSIYTGDKTVKTFLATILFSGLAYGFYRGIQDNYLAEIVKISEFERGIVEFFREIPGLMLVFILAWMYRLSETKVFKIGTAIMLGGVLGLLLLGSSKVVVILFMVVFSTGEHIVMPIKSSMSLAFAKSDKGGASLGVTSSISHGGNIIGYMLVSLLFVVLASLGYARDSLLGFRIVFLIAAILLLLSTMIALSMKDKGKQVKRSRLYFNKKYTKFYMLEIFYGARKQIFLTFAPYALILFYGADTSVIALLLAICAVFGMLLSPVIGMLVDKLGYKKIMVADTLILVVVCFFYGYAHRLFPMHIAFIVVCINFVLDSIISLASMATNVYVRDLSSSREELTATLTTGISVNHLISVLIALLGGYIWKTLGIEVLFTMSAILGVINSLFAATIKKPEQRTLY; encoded by the coding sequence ATGCAACCAAAAAAACCATCCATCTATACAGGGGACAAGACGGTGAAAACTTTCTTGGCCACTATTTTGTTTTCCGGTCTTGCCTACGGCTTTTATCGGGGGATTCAGGACAACTACTTGGCGGAAATTGTCAAGATTTCTGAATTCGAACGCGGTATTGTGGAATTCTTTCGGGAAATTCCCGGCCTCATGCTCGTCTTCATCCTTGCTTGGATGTATCGCCTCAGTGAAACCAAGGTTTTCAAGATCGGTACAGCCATCATGCTTGGAGGCGTCCTCGGTCTTTTGCTGCTGGGATCGAGCAAAGTGGTCGTCATTCTTTTTATGGTGGTTTTCAGTACCGGTGAACATATTGTCATGCCTATCAAGAGTTCAATGTCCCTCGCCTTTGCCAAGAGCGACAAGGGAGGAGCGAGCTTGGGCGTGACTTCCAGCATCAGCCACGGGGGCAACATCATCGGCTATATGCTGGTTTCCCTGCTCTTTGTCGTGCTCGCAAGCCTGGGGTATGCACGCGACTCACTCTTGGGCTTCCGCATTGTCTTCCTCATTGCGGCCATCCTGCTGCTTCTCTCCACCATGATAGCGCTGTCCATGAAGGACAAAGGAAAGCAGGTAAAACGCTCACGCCTGTACTTCAACAAAAAGTATACCAAGTTTTACATGCTGGAAATATTCTATGGAGCCCGCAAGCAAATCTTCCTCACCTTCGCCCCCTATGCGCTCATTCTCTTTTATGGTGCCGACACTTCGGTCATCGCCCTACTACTGGCCATTTGCGCAGTCTTTGGCATGCTTCTCAGCCCGGTAATAGGGATGCTGGTGGACAAGCTGGGGTATAAGAAAATCATGGTTGCCGATACCCTGATTCTTGTTGTCGTCTGCTTCTTCTACGGATATGCACATCGTCTCTTTCCGATGCATATCGCCTTTATCGTGGTCTGTATCAATTTTGTTCTGGACTCAATCATCAGTTTGGCAAGCATGGCAACCAACGTCTATGTCCGTGACCTTAGCTCCAGTCGCGAAGAGCTGACAGCCACTCTGACAACGGGAATATCGGTCAATCACCTGATCAGCGTCCTGATTGCATTGCTGGGCGGCTACATCTGGAAAACCTTGGGCATTGAAGTATTGTTTAC